In Candidatus Eisenbacteria bacterium, a genomic segment contains:
- a CDS encoding 3-hydroxybutyryl-CoA dehydrogenase — translation MAALKRVGVVGCGLMGSGIAQVSAQARIETIVREVDQPTLEKGLGRIRKFLEDGIAKGKATAEERDRILGNIKGTTKLEDLAPCELVVEAVVENIAAKREVFSALDRIVQPTAVLASNTSSLAITEIAATTGRPERVLGLHFFNPVPLMKLVEIIRALPTSDQAFERARGFVEQLGKTAVACKDTPGFVVNRLLVPYLLDAVRLLESGLASREDIDNGMKLGCGYPMGPLTLLDFVGLDTTYYIANIMFEEFRQPHFAPPPLLKRMVLAGYMGRKSGRGFYDYTKS, via the coding sequence ATGGCCGCGTTGAAGCGTGTCGGGGTGGTGGGCTGCGGTCTCATGGGCTCCGGGATCGCCCAGGTTTCCGCGCAAGCTCGGATCGAGACCATCGTGCGCGAGGTGGACCAGCCGACGCTCGAGAAGGGGCTCGGTCGGATCCGGAAATTCCTGGAAGACGGGATCGCGAAGGGGAAGGCGACCGCCGAGGAGAGGGACCGGATCCTCGGAAACATCAAAGGAACCACGAAGCTCGAGGACCTCGCTCCCTGCGAGCTGGTCGTGGAGGCGGTGGTCGAGAATATCGCCGCCAAGCGCGAGGTGTTCTCCGCGCTCGACCGGATCGTCCAGCCCACGGCGGTGCTCGCGAGCAACACATCCTCCCTGGCCATCACGGAGATCGCGGCGACCACCGGCCGGCCGGAGCGCGTGCTCGGGCTGCATTTCTTCAACCCCGTTCCGCTCATGAAGCTCGTCGAGATCATCCGCGCGCTCCCGACGTCGGACCAGGCGTTCGAGCGCGCCCGCGGTTTCGTCGAGCAGCTCGGGAAAACGGCGGTCGCATGCAAGGACACGCCCGGCTTCGTCGTGAACCGGCTCCTCGTGCCCTACCTGTTGGACGCGGTGAGGCTGCTTGAATCGGGGCTCGCGTCGCGGGAAGATATCGACAACGGCATGAAGCTGGGCTGCGGCTACCCGATGGGGCCCTTGACGCTTCTCGACTTCGTCGGTCTGGACACGACCTACTACATCGCCAACATCATGTTCGAGGAGTTCCGCCAGCCCCACTTCGCCCCGCCGCCACTCTTGAAAAGGATGGTGCTGGCGGGGTACATGGGCCGAAAGTCGGGCCGCGGCTTCTACGACTACACCAAGTCCTAA